A stretch of the Streptomyces venezuelae genome encodes the following:
- a CDS encoding pentapeptide repeat-containing protein, translated as MSAAVPPPPPSHLPVPLPVLKADCTDCFALCCVALPFARSADFAVDKAAGTPCRNLREDFRCGIHTGLRDKGFQGCTVFDCFGAGQQVSQVTFGGRDWRSHPGTARAMFEVFPVMRQLHELLFYVDQALTLPAARPVHAKLRRALAETEELTRADAGTLAAADVPALRAGINTLLLKTSELVRAKVPGKKKNHRGADLMGARLSGADLRGANLRGAYLIAADLSRADLRTADLIGADFRDADLGGADLTDSIFLTQAQLNAARGTAATRIPPGLARPAHWTA; from the coding sequence ATGTCCGCCGCCGTACCCCCGCCACCGCCCTCGCACCTGCCCGTGCCGCTGCCCGTACTGAAGGCCGACTGCACCGACTGCTTCGCGCTGTGCTGCGTCGCCCTGCCCTTCGCCCGGTCCGCCGACTTCGCCGTCGACAAGGCCGCCGGCACCCCCTGCCGCAACCTCCGGGAGGACTTCCGCTGCGGCATCCACACCGGACTGCGCGACAAGGGCTTCCAGGGCTGCACCGTCTTCGACTGCTTCGGCGCCGGCCAGCAGGTCTCCCAGGTCACCTTCGGCGGCCGGGACTGGCGCAGCCACCCCGGCACGGCCCGCGCCATGTTCGAGGTCTTCCCCGTGATGCGGCAGCTCCACGAACTGCTCTTCTACGTCGACCAGGCCCTCACCCTCCCCGCCGCCCGGCCCGTCCACGCCAAGCTGCGCCGCGCCCTCGCCGAGACCGAGGAACTGACCCGCGCCGACGCCGGCACCCTCGCCGCGGCCGATGTGCCCGCCCTGCGCGCCGGGATCAACACCCTGCTCCTCAAGACCAGCGAACTGGTCCGCGCCAAGGTCCCGGGCAAGAAGAAGAACCACCGGGGCGCCGACCTGATGGGAGCCCGGCTGTCCGGGGCCGACCTCCGGGGGGCCAACCTCCGCGGGGCCTACCTGATCGCCGCCGACCTCAGCCGGGCCGACCTGCGCACCGCCGATCTGATCGGCGCCGACTTCCGCGATGCCGACCTCGGCGGGGCCGACCTCACCGACAGCATCTTCCTCACCCAGGCCCAGCTCAACGCCGCCCGCGGCACCGCCGCCACCCGCATCCCGCCCGGCCTGGCCCGCCCCGCGCACTGGACGGCGTAA
- a CDS encoding type VI secretion protein encodes MPEARPAQRGVPDSLLVGLLAFLLGLAVLVWTSTGLGALFTHGAWPGTVTFTRTPTAVRQLIAQPHNLPAAWPDTDPAALSGWGLFWGLFISQLLVLFVFTVFGIGVFARTKARRALARQAALEAKLRPEPVPGPEAVPGPVPLAQPAAEPAPPTAAPAAETPPAPAPIPAPAAAPAPAPAALPVPDHARPPSTAEAYRYGFGYAPPRPAAPPVPPAEPAPRLRYGSPAERYEAAATGLAEAEGAALIVTSSPTLWSETKDARAKLGPVLLYDPSHLCDTPARLHWNPAEECADRDTAAARALALLAPVRPQARIDAAVADTAETLLRSWLHAAALDGRPFKQIHRWAQGSGSHEPVRILRTHPKAAPGTAGELESALTAHPERREIAHELTARALSSLGSIHIRESCTAHRTDSLSLASFMAEGGSLYLVGEPLEDPRTHPGAMPLLTALASSVVEHGRRMAARSSHGRLDPPLTLILDDIAAVAPIPQFPELLTDRALPLLATCRSREQARSRWPEATALPDPRALR; translated from the coding sequence GTGCCCGAGGCCCGGCCCGCGCAGCGCGGAGTACCCGATTCGCTCCTGGTGGGCCTGCTGGCCTTCCTGCTGGGCCTCGCGGTCCTCGTCTGGACCTCGACCGGCCTTGGCGCCCTGTTCACACACGGCGCCTGGCCGGGCACGGTCACCTTCACCCGTACGCCGACGGCGGTCCGGCAGCTGATAGCGCAACCGCACAACCTGCCCGCCGCCTGGCCGGACACCGACCCGGCCGCCCTGTCGGGCTGGGGCCTGTTCTGGGGGCTGTTCATCAGCCAACTGCTGGTGCTGTTCGTCTTCACGGTGTTCGGGATCGGTGTCTTCGCCCGCACCAAGGCGAGACGGGCCCTGGCCCGCCAGGCGGCCCTCGAGGCGAAACTGCGGCCCGAGCCGGTACCGGGGCCCGAGGCGGTACCGGGGCCGGTGCCCTTGGCACAGCCCGCCGCGGAGCCCGCTCCACCGACGGCGGCCCCGGCTGCGGAAACCCCGCCCGCCCCGGCTCCGATTCCCGCCCCGGCGGCGGCACCGGCTCCGGCTCCGGCCGCTCTCCCCGTACCCGACCACGCTCGGCCGCCGTCGACCGCCGAGGCGTACCGGTACGGCTTCGGCTACGCCCCGCCCCGCCCGGCAGCCCCGCCGGTCCCGCCGGCCGAGCCGGCCCCCCGGCTCCGCTACGGCTCCCCGGCCGAACGGTACGAGGCGGCTGCCACTGGGCTCGCGGAGGCGGAGGGTGCGGCCCTGATCGTGACCTCCTCCCCCACCCTGTGGTCGGAGACCAAGGACGCCCGGGCCAAGCTGGGCCCGGTGCTGCTCTACGACCCGTCCCACCTGTGCGACACCCCGGCCCGGCTGCACTGGAACCCGGCCGAGGAATGCGCCGACCGGGACACCGCCGCGGCCCGCGCGCTCGCGCTGCTGGCCCCCGTACGGCCGCAGGCCCGGATCGACGCCGCCGTGGCCGACACCGCGGAAACGCTCCTGCGCAGCTGGCTGCACGCGGCGGCCCTGGACGGCCGTCCGTTCAAGCAGATCCACCGCTGGGCCCAGGGCTCGGGCTCACACGAGCCGGTCCGGATCCTCCGCACCCACCCCAAGGCGGCCCCGGGTACCGCCGGCGAGCTGGAGAGCGCCCTGACCGCCCATCCGGAACGCCGCGAGATCGCGCACGAACTGACCGCCCGCGCCCTCTCCTCGCTCGGCTCGATCCACATCCGCGAGTCCTGCACGGCGCATCGAACAGATTCGCTGTCCCTCGCATCATTCATGGCCGAGGGGGGCAGCCTGTACCTGGTGGGTGAGCCCCTCGAGGACCCCCGCACCCACCCGGGTGCGATGCCTTTGCTGACCGCACTCGCTTCCAGCGTGGTCGAGCACGGCCGCCGCATGGCCGCACGGTCATCCCACGGTCGGCTCGACCCACCACTGACGCTGATCCTGGACGACATCGCGGCGGTCGCCCCCATCCCCCAGTTCCCGGAGCTGCTGACGGACCGGGCCCTGCCACTCCTGGCCACCTGCCGCAGCCGTGAACAGGCCCGCTCCCGCTGGCCGGAGGCCACCGCCCTGCCGGACCCCCGGGCCCTGCGGTAG
- a CDS encoding ATP-binding protein translates to MRDPLSAATDAFTSFLFGKVETTRLPVRTSTGQAQAVYLPTAAPGLGDSGVIIGREVYSGKGYIYDPFQLYGQQLPAPHWLVLGESGNGKSALEKTYVLRQLRFRDRQVVVLDAQGEDGVGEWNLIAQQLGITPIRLDPVAALDGGIKLNPLDPAITTTGQLALLRTIIEVATGHGLDERAGFALKVAHAFVNDTITDRQPVLTDIVEQLRHPEAESAESMNVGIDDVRAWGLDVALVLDRLVDGDLRGMFDGPTSVGIDLDAPLIVFDLSHIDRNSIAMPILMAIVGVWLEHTWIRPDRKKRIFLVEEAWHIINSPFVAQLFQRLLKFGRRLGLSFVAVVHHLSDVVDGAAAREASAILKMASTRTIYAQKADEARATGRVLGLPRWAVEIIPTLTPGIAVWDVNGNVQVVKHLITEAERPLVYTDRAMTESAAPQPHLSEEMLAAELEAEERAMYIERHRNGGAGTTVA, encoded by the coding sequence ATGCGAGATCCGCTGTCCGCCGCGACGGACGCCTTCACCAGCTTCCTCTTCGGGAAGGTCGAGACCACCCGGCTGCCCGTCCGCACCTCCACCGGCCAGGCCCAGGCCGTCTACCTGCCCACCGCCGCCCCCGGACTCGGCGACTCCGGCGTCATCATCGGCCGCGAGGTCTACAGCGGCAAGGGCTATATCTACGACCCCTTCCAGCTGTACGGCCAGCAGCTGCCGGCCCCGCACTGGCTGGTCCTCGGCGAGTCCGGCAACGGCAAGTCCGCGCTGGAGAAGACGTACGTACTGCGCCAGCTCCGGTTCCGGGACCGCCAGGTCGTCGTTCTCGACGCCCAGGGCGAGGACGGCGTCGGCGAGTGGAACCTGATCGCCCAGCAGCTGGGGATAACCCCCATCCGGCTCGACCCGGTGGCCGCGCTCGACGGCGGCATCAAGCTCAACCCGCTCGACCCGGCCATCACCACCACCGGGCAGCTGGCCCTGCTCCGGACCATCATCGAGGTGGCCACCGGCCACGGCCTGGACGAGCGGGCCGGCTTCGCGCTCAAGGTCGCCCACGCCTTCGTCAACGACACCATCACCGACCGGCAGCCGGTCCTGACGGACATCGTCGAGCAACTCCGCCACCCGGAGGCCGAATCGGCGGAGTCCATGAACGTGGGGATAGACGACGTACGGGCCTGGGGCCTGGACGTGGCCCTGGTACTGGACCGGCTGGTCGACGGCGACCTGCGCGGCATGTTCGACGGCCCGACCTCGGTCGGCATCGACCTGGACGCCCCGCTGATCGTCTTCGACCTGTCGCACATCGACCGCAACTCCATCGCCATGCCCATCCTGATGGCGATCGTCGGCGTGTGGCTGGAGCACACCTGGATCCGCCCCGACCGGAAGAAGCGCATCTTCCTGGTCGAGGAGGCCTGGCACATCATCAACAGCCCCTTCGTGGCCCAGCTGTTCCAGCGGCTGCTGAAGTTCGGCCGCCGCCTCGGCCTGTCCTTCGTCGCCGTCGTCCACCACCTGTCAGACGTGGTCGACGGAGCGGCGGCACGGGAGGCCTCGGCGATCCTGAAGATGGCCTCCACCCGCACCATCTACGCCCAGAAGGCCGACGAGGCACGGGCCACAGGACGGGTCCTCGGCCTGCCCCGATGGGCCGTGGAGATCATCCCGACCCTGACGCCGGGCATCGCGGTCTGGGACGTGAACGGCAATGTCCAGGTGGTGAAACACCTGATCACAGAAGCGGAACGACCCCTGGTCTACACGGACCGCGCGATGACAGAATCCGCGGCACCGCAGCCCCACCTCTCCGAGGAGATGCTCGCGGCAGAACTGGAAGCGGAGGAACGCGCCATGTACATCGAGCGACACCGCAACGGCGGGGCCGGAACCACGGTGGCCTGA
- a CDS encoding FAD-dependent oxidoreductase has product MPIARAVVVGAGIGGLTAAVALHRRGWQVTVCERAPEPPVTGAGIGLAPNALRALEAIGVDAAYAVGSTVPAAMELRRSDGRRLSGTRTADLAARYGVPPIAVPRPAFTAALAAALPPGTLRYGTAVTAVDDPEGRPVVRTEAGPDLPADLVVAADGIHSPLRRAYFPAHPGLHYIGETAWRVLLDAPDLRVPAMSETWGRGERFGVTPLSDGRMYLYATAVVPAGTRSADPRAELRRRFGTWHDPIPALLDRIDRLEPADVLQNDLYDLAAPLPRLHHGRIAWLGDAAHAMAPNLGQGGCQAIEDAAVLAHLLPAEPDGAQDGTPDGSPAGIPAALAAYTAARRARTDAVRLRARRVGRLGAVRHPLAVAVRDLVVGAVPDRLALRGADDLFSGFRLPG; this is encoded by the coding sequence GAACCCCCCGTCACCGGCGCCGGCATCGGCCTCGCCCCCAATGCCCTGCGCGCCCTCGAAGCCATAGGCGTGGACGCCGCGTACGCCGTCGGCAGCACCGTGCCGGCCGCCATGGAGCTTCGCCGCTCCGACGGCCGGCGGCTTTCCGGGACCCGGACCGCGGACCTGGCGGCCCGTTACGGCGTGCCCCCGATCGCGGTCCCGCGCCCGGCCTTCACGGCCGCCCTGGCAGCGGCCCTGCCGCCGGGCACCCTCCGCTACGGCACCGCCGTGACCGCCGTCGACGACCCCGAGGGCCGCCCGGTGGTCCGTACGGAGGCCGGCCCGGACCTCCCGGCCGACCTGGTCGTCGCGGCGGACGGCATCCACAGCCCGCTGCGCCGCGCGTACTTCCCCGCCCACCCCGGACTGCACTACATCGGCGAGACCGCCTGGCGGGTCCTGCTGGACGCACCGGACCTCCGGGTTCCGGCCATGAGCGAGACCTGGGGGCGGGGCGAGCGGTTCGGCGTGACCCCCCTCTCCGACGGCCGGATGTACCTCTACGCCACCGCGGTCGTCCCGGCCGGCACCCGGTCCGCCGACCCGCGCGCCGAACTCCGCCGCCGCTTCGGCACCTGGCACGACCCGATCCCGGCCCTGCTGGACCGTATCGACCGGCTGGAGCCCGCGGATGTCCTGCAGAACGATCTCTACGATCTGGCCGCCCCGCTGCCCCGGCTGCATCACGGCCGGATCGCCTGGCTCGGCGACGCCGCCCACGCCATGGCGCCCAACCTCGGGCAGGGCGGCTGTCAGGCCATCGAGGACGCGGCCGTCCTCGCGCACCTGCTGCCCGCCGAGCCGGACGGCGCCCAGGACGGCACCCCCGACGGCAGCCCGGCCGGCATCCCGGCCGCCCTCGCCGCCTACACCGCCGCCCGCCGCGCCCGCACCGACGCCGTACGCCTGCGGGCCCGCCGGGTCGGCCGGCTGGGGGCCGTGCGGCACCCCCTCGCGGTCGCCGTGCGCGACCTCGTGGTCGGCGCCGTCCCCGACCGGCTGGCGCTGCGCGGTGCGGACGACCTCTTCAGCGGCTTCCGCCTCCCGGGCTGA
- a CDS encoding thioesterase family protein, whose product MGTDGVVDAFYERIDAGRYAATEYTRGPWDPGAQHAGPPAALLGRAVEERPGARTDMRIARITYEILRPVPIGGLAVTTSVLRAGRSTEVIEAALTPEGADAPVMLARALRVRVTADAVPAVLSGPLLPPPGEVEVTPFFPVPWDIGYHTAMETRFTHGAFLEPGPGTCWMRMKVPLIAGDEPRPADRVLVAADSGNGVSAVLDIRKYLFVNSDLTVHLHRHPAGEWVSVEARTSVDPAGIGLADSVLHDEKGPIGRGAQSLYVAPR is encoded by the coding sequence ATGGGCACTGACGGAGTGGTCGACGCGTTTTACGAACGGATCGATGCCGGGCGGTACGCCGCCACCGAGTACACCCGGGGTCCCTGGGATCCCGGCGCTCAGCATGCGGGCCCGCCGGCCGCGCTGCTCGGCCGGGCGGTCGAGGAGCGCCCGGGCGCCCGTACCGACATGCGGATCGCGCGGATCACGTACGAGATCCTGCGGCCGGTGCCGATCGGCGGGCTGGCCGTGACCACCTCGGTGCTGCGGGCCGGCCGCAGCACCGAGGTGATCGAGGCGGCGCTCACCCCGGAGGGGGCGGATGCGCCGGTGATGCTGGCGCGGGCCCTGCGGGTGCGGGTGACGGCGGACGCGGTGCCGGCGGTGCTGTCCGGGCCGCTGCTGCCGCCGCCGGGGGAGGTGGAGGTCACCCCGTTCTTCCCGGTCCCGTGGGACATCGGCTATCACACGGCCATGGAGACCCGGTTCACGCACGGGGCCTTCCTGGAGCCCGGGCCGGGCACCTGCTGGATGCGGATGAAGGTGCCGCTGATCGCGGGGGACGAGCCGAGGCCGGCGGACCGGGTGCTGGTGGCGGCGGACTCCGGCAACGGGGTCAGCGCGGTGCTGGACATCCGGAAGTACCTGTTCGTCAACAGCGACCTGACGGTCCATCTGCACCGGCACCCGGCGGGCGAGTGGGTGTCCGTGGAAGCCCGTACGAGTGTGGACCCGGCCGGTATCGGGCTGGCGGACTCGGTCCTGCACGACGAGAAGGGGCCGATCGGGCGCGGGGCCCAGAGCCTCTACGTCGCACCGCGTTGA
- a CDS encoding SCO6880 family protein — protein sequence MTTQSHQIHPVAPRRTYLIGRARPNAIVGKNRETGEIALIIVGAFLGMMSGLLVPALTLRIVSLVGFPMLALAAVYVPYRGRTFYKWFEINRSFKRTLRRGTTYRSGAMEAGTRAADGREIEVGPPPGIGRISWLAAPFGPDEIAVLLHADRRTVTAAIEIEGPGVGLRDSEDQEALVDRFGTLLKHVANGDGFVTRLQMLARTLPADPDAHAKDVAQRGDTHAPGWLRDSYDQLQSMVSTSSEQHRAYLVACMHYTRELAAEAHTIARATHDRKGRRLDKDAGLAVVMARELTDICARLAEADIRVRQPLGQGRLASLVHSMYDPDHPIDHIQAMTKRNAWPAELDAMEPTYLQAKTRESATRAPWCHATAWVKEWPMTPVGVNFLAPLLVHTPDVIRTVAVTMDLEPTEIAIERMLTEKTNDEADASRAAKMNRTVDPRDIAAHGRLDQRGEDLASGAAGVNLVGYITVSSRSPEALARDKRTIRASAGKSYLKLEWCDREHHRAFVNTLPFATGIRR from the coding sequence TTGACGACCCAGTCCCACCAGATCCACCCGGTCGCGCCCCGCCGCACGTATCTCATCGGCCGCGCCCGGCCGAACGCGATCGTCGGCAAGAACCGCGAAACGGGCGAGATCGCCCTGATCATCGTCGGGGCCTTCCTCGGCATGATGAGCGGACTGCTCGTCCCCGCCCTCACCCTGCGCATCGTCAGCCTCGTCGGCTTCCCGATGCTCGCGCTCGCCGCCGTCTACGTCCCCTACCGGGGCCGCACCTTCTACAAGTGGTTCGAGATCAACCGCAGCTTCAAGCGCACCCTGCGCCGCGGAACCACGTACCGGTCGGGCGCCATGGAAGCCGGCACCCGCGCCGCCGACGGCCGTGAGATCGAGGTCGGCCCGCCCCCCGGCATCGGCCGGATCAGCTGGCTCGCCGCCCCCTTCGGCCCCGACGAGATCGCCGTACTCCTGCACGCCGACCGGCGAACCGTCACCGCGGCCATCGAGATCGAGGGCCCCGGCGTCGGCCTCCGCGACAGCGAGGACCAGGAGGCCCTGGTCGACCGGTTCGGCACCCTCCTCAAGCACGTCGCCAACGGCGACGGCTTCGTCACCCGGCTGCAGATGCTCGCCCGCACCCTGCCCGCCGACCCCGACGCCCACGCCAAGGACGTCGCCCAGCGCGGCGACACCCACGCCCCCGGCTGGCTCCGCGACTCCTACGACCAGCTCCAGTCGATGGTGTCCACCTCCTCCGAGCAGCACCGCGCGTATCTGGTCGCCTGTATGCACTACACCCGTGAGCTCGCCGCCGAGGCGCACACCATCGCCCGCGCCACCCACGACCGCAAGGGCCGCCGCCTCGACAAGGACGCCGGCCTCGCCGTGGTCATGGCCCGCGAGCTCACCGACATCTGCGCGCGCCTCGCCGAGGCCGACATCCGTGTCCGCCAGCCCCTCGGCCAGGGCCGGCTCGCCTCCCTCGTGCACTCCATGTACGACCCGGACCACCCCATCGACCACATCCAGGCCATGACCAAGCGGAACGCCTGGCCCGCCGAACTGGACGCGATGGAACCCACCTACCTCCAGGCCAAGACCCGCGAGTCCGCCACCCGCGCCCCCTGGTGCCACGCCACCGCCTGGGTGAAGGAATGGCCGATGACCCCGGTGGGCGTCAACTTCCTCGCCCCCCTGCTGGTCCACACCCCGGACGTGATCCGGACCGTCGCCGTCACCATGGACCTCGAACCCACCGAGATCGCCATCGAGCGCATGCTCACGGAGAAGACCAACGACGAGGCCGACGCCTCCCGCGCCGCCAAGATGAACCGGACCGTCGACCCCCGCGACATCGCGGCGCACGGCCGGCTCGACCAGAGGGGTGAAGATCTCGCGAGCGGTGCGGCCGGAGTCAACCTGGTCGGGTACATCACCGTGTCCTCGCGTTCGCCCGAAGCCCTCGCCCGCGACAAGCGGACGATCCGCGCCTCGGCCGGCAAGTCGTACCTGAAGCTGGAGTGGTGCGACCGCGAGCACCACCGCGCCTTCGTCAACACCTTGCCGTTCGCCACCGGCATCCGACGCTAG
- a CDS encoding LysE family translocator, producing MTEVIAVAVITLLAVISPGADFAMVVRNSYLYGRPTGLFAAAGVAAGVLVHVSYTMLGVGLLIASSTELFTAIKLAGAAYLVYIGIRTFRARAEVAVDLESKAALSPLGAMRSGFLTNVLNPKTTLFVVSTFTQVVNPGTPAWQQAGYGLFMSVAHLGWFGAVALFFSDSRLRDRMLKAQKALNRAIGSVLVGLGVSLGFAR from the coding sequence ATGACAGAAGTGATCGCAGTAGCAGTCATCACCCTTCTCGCCGTGATCAGTCCCGGCGCCGATTTCGCCATGGTCGTACGGAACAGCTATCTGTACGGTCGGCCCACCGGCCTCTTCGCGGCGGCCGGGGTCGCCGCCGGAGTGCTGGTGCACGTCTCCTACACGATGCTCGGCGTGGGCCTGCTGATCGCCTCCTCCACCGAGCTCTTCACCGCCATCAAACTGGCCGGTGCCGCCTATCTGGTCTACATCGGCATCCGGACCTTCCGGGCGCGCGCCGAGGTGGCCGTCGACCTGGAGTCGAAGGCGGCGCTCAGCCCGCTGGGGGCGATGCGCTCGGGCTTCCTGACCAACGTGCTGAACCCGAAGACCACCCTGTTCGTGGTGTCCACGTTCACCCAGGTGGTGAACCCGGGCACGCCGGCGTGGCAGCAGGCCGGCTACGGGCTGTTCATGTCGGTGGCGCACCTGGGCTGGTTCGGTGCGGTGGCGCTGTTCTTCTCCGACTCCCGGCTGCGGGACCGGATGCTGAAGGCCCAGAAGGCGCTGAACCGGGCGATCGGGTCGGTGCTGGTGGGGCTCGGAGTGAGCCTGGGATTCGCCCGCTGA